From the genome of Azospirillum fermentarium:
CGCGGGTGCAGGGGGTGCGGGCCTACATCTCGGCCCTGTCCTTTCCCAACGCCGGGAACCTGGGGCTGCCGGTGTGCCTGTTCGCGTTCGGGGAGGAGGGGTTGAGCCTGGCCATCCTCTATTTCGCGGCCATGGCGGTGGCGCAGTTCACCATCGGCCCGGCACTGGCCGCCGGGCGCTTCGACTGGCGCATGGTGCTGCGCACCCCGGTGATCTATGCGGTGGCGGCGGCGCTGCTGGCGGTGCGGCTCGATATGGCGGTGCCGGTGTGGATCGGCAACACCACCCAGTTGCTGGGCGGGTGCGCGGTGCCGCTGATGCTGTTCTCGCTGGGGGTGGCGCTGGCCCGGCTGCGGCCCGCGGGCGCCGGGCGGGCGGCGGTCCTGTCGGCGCTGCGGCTGACGCTGGGTCTTGCCGCCGGGTTCGGTGTCAGCGCCGTTCTGGGGCTGGACGGGGCCATGCGCGGCGTGGTGGTGCTGCAAAGCGCCATGCCGGTGGCGGTGTTCAACTATCTCTGGGCGCTGCGCTACAACAACGCACCGGAGGAGGTGGCGGGGATGGTCCTGTTCTCCACCGCCATGGCCTTTGCCGGGCTGCCGTTGCTCCTGTTGGCGGTCATGCCCGGCTGATCCCCGCCCCTACGCGCACGAGCGCCGCGGTTCGGGGAACACGCTGACCTTCGACGGTTCGTAGATGGGCAGGTTGTCGGTGAACACCGCGTCCAGCCGCGCCACCTGGAACACCCGCTGCACCCGGCCCTGGGCGCCCACCAGCGCCACGGTCTTGCCGTGACGGCGCATTTCCTCGTACGCGATCAAGAGCATGCCGATGCCGGCGGAATCGATGGACTCCAGGGCGGACACGTCGAGGACCGCATGGGTTCCGGGCAGGGTCAGCAGCTCGCCGATCATGGTGCGGGCGGTGGCGTGTTCGTTGAATGTCCAGCGTCCCTGAATGCGCACCATGGGCGCCTTCCCCGGCGCGGTTTTGTCAGCCGTGGTGATGGTGTAGTGCATCGTCCCCCCAACCTCCGCTCGATCATTGCAACGTCGGTAGTACAGGCTGTTTCTCTTTGGCGTTGCAAAAGCCTGCCTGCAGACATGGAACGAATCAACGGTCAGCAAGGGGTGCTGCGTCAGCATGACGCAGATGGGCTGCCGGCATGTTATCGGGCTGACACATACCCGAGCATGCTTGTGAACGGCATGACACGCAACGAACAGTCTCTTTGCCGGCCACCGGCTTTTGTAACATTTGAATTTCTGTTCGAGTCCGCGCCGGAAGCCGGTGCGAACCGACTCGGGGGAAGATAAACAGGGCGGGCCGGGTGACTATTCCGCCGCACAGACCCCGGCCCGTGCCTGCGCCAGCGCCAGAAAGCGCCGGCACTGCATTTCCTTGTCATACCCCAAGAGCACGCCAAGGATGAAATCCTCCTCGGGAGAGAGCTGGTTGAGGGGTTTGCAGACCACCGCCCGCACGGTGTCGATCCAGGCGGGCCGCCCGAAGAAGACGTTGGTCTTGGCCGGGCTGACCGGGTGGATATGATGGGCGATGCCGCGGCGGCACAGGCGGCGGATGACCGCATCGGTGTCGCAGGGCCCCAGCGTCATCATGAACATCTGGCGCACGCCCTTGTCGTACTCGTACAGGTGGTGCGCCAGGATCTTCAGCGATGCGCGGGACGCCCCCGCCGGTATCAGGTCAACTGGCTGATCCATGTGGTGATTCGCTTGTCCGTTTTGGAAGACTGGTTGTCCTGGTCAAGCGCAAGGCCGACGAACCTGCCATCGCGTTCGGCCGTCGATGCGGAATAGTCGTATCCGTCGGTTTCGGTAAAACCCACCACGACACCCCCCTGTTCGACCACGTGATCGTACAGGATGCCCATGGAGTCCACGAAGGATTCGGGATAGTTCACCTGATCGCCGGTGCCGAACAGCGCGACCTTTTTATTGGCGATGTCGGCGGATTTGAGCGTGTCGATGTGCGCTTCCCAGTCCGATTGCAGGTCGCCGTTGCCATAGGTGGGGGCGCCCAGGATCAGCAGGTCGCAGCTTTCGAAATCGGCGGCGGTGGCCGATTTGATGTCGATGGCCTTGCCCTGGATCTTCTTGGCGATGCGCGTGGCGACGGCCTTGGTGGCGCCGGCATCGGAGCCGTAGATAACCGTGATGTTCATCGGGGCTGCTCTTTTCCTGAAAGTCGGTGGGTGAGGTGAAGCCCGGGCGCTCATGATGATTATGCAAATGATAGTGATTTGCAATATGGATTCGATGGCTTCCGAGGTGTTGCTGATAAAAAGTCAAACCAACCATCCGCGGTTTAGCAATCTGCCTGGCAACACAAAGACGGTTGACCGTCCTCATCGAAATATTCCAAAAAGAATAACGATGAGCCCCTGCCACGGCAGGGATCCCCGGTGAATGGAAGGAACGAACATGCGCGCAACGTGGCGGGCCGCCGGCCTGATGATCGCCGCGGTCCTGATGACGGCAGCCGGTGCCCCGGCCTGGGGGCAGGAGCTGTACGCCTATGTCGGTGCCGGGCTGCGGCCCCCGGTGGACGCCCTGATCGAGGCGTACCGGCAGAAGACCGGCGTGACGGTAAAGGCCGAATACGGCGGCTCGGGCCAGCTTCTGACCCGTATCGGGGAAACCGGCAAGGGCGACCTGTTCATCCCCGGCAGCACCGCCTACACCGGCACGCTGAAGGAAAAGGGCGGGGTTCGGGAGGAGTGGATCCTCGTGCTCCACGGCCCGGTGCTGGCGGTGGCGAACGGCAAGGCCGACGCCATCCAGAGCTTTTCCGATCTGGCCAAGCCGGGGGTGAAGCTGGGGCTGGGCGACCCGGCGGCCATGGCGCTCGGGCGCACGGCCGACGAGATCCTCGACCGTTCGGGCCAGGGGGATGCCATCCGAAAGAACGTCACCGTCCGCGCCGCCACGGTCAAGCAATTGGCCCTCTACGTCATCGACGGCAACGTGGACGCCGCCATCATCGGTGCGGCGGAAGCGGCGCAGGCGCCGGGCACGTTCGTGGTGCGCGCCATCCCCACCGACTGGTACCAGGCGGAATACGCGCCGGTGGCGGTGCTGTCCGCCTCCACCCAGCCGGACGCGGCGGCGGCCTTCGCCGCGTTCCTGGCCTCCGACGAGGGACTGGCGGTGTTCGCCCGCTACGGCTTTCCCCCGGCCAAACGGTAAGGGGGGTGAGGCCGCGCCCTCTGCGCCGCCGGCTGACCGGGCTGGACTGTCTGGCGGCGGTGCCGCTGGCGCTGATCCTGCTGCTGGTGGCGGGGGTGCTGGCGGCGCTGGCCCTGCGGCTGTCGTGGGCGGAACTGCTGACCGCCTTCCGGTCCCCGGAGACCCGCTTCGCGCTGTGGCTGTCCCTGTGGACGTCGGCGGCGGCGCTGGCGGCGGGGGTGGCGCTGGGGCTGCCGGCGGCCTATCTGCTCGCCCGCCGGTCCTTTCCGGGGCAGGCGGTGGTGGACACGCTGCTGGACATTCCCATGGTCATGCCGCCGCTGGTGGCGGGCCTGGGGCTGCTGTTCCTGTTCGGGCGGCGGATGCTGGGGGAGCCGCTGGCGGCCATGGGGATCGACCTGCTGTTCTCCCCCGCCGGAGTGGTTCTGGCTCAGGCGTTCGTCGCCGCCACGGTGATGGTGCGCATGGGCAAGGCGGCGTTCGCCGCCACCGACCCCGGTCTGGGCGACGCCGCCCGCACCCTGGGGGCCACGCCGTGGGGGGTGTTCTGGAGCGTCGATCTGCCGCTCGCCGCCCGCGGGCTGCTGGCCGGGGCGGTGCTGGCGTGGGCGCGGGCGCTGGGGGAATTCGGCGCCACGCTGCTGCTGGCCGGGGCCACGCGGCTGCGCACCGAAACCCTGCCCATGGCGGTGTTCCTCAACATCGCCACCGGGGAAACCGGGGTGGCGGT
Proteins encoded in this window:
- the fldA gene encoding flavodoxin FldA translates to MNITVIYGSDAGATKAVATRIAKKIQGKAIDIKSATAADFESCDLLILGAPTYGNGDLQSDWEAHIDTLKSADIANKKVALFGTGDQVNYPESFVDSMGILYDHVVEQGGVVVGFTETDGYDYSASTAERDGRFVGLALDQDNQSSKTDKRITTWISQLT
- the modA gene encoding molybdate ABC transporter substrate-binding protein, giving the protein MRATWRAAGLMIAAVLMTAAGAPAWGQELYAYVGAGLRPPVDALIEAYRQKTGVTVKAEYGGSGQLLTRIGETGKGDLFIPGSTAYTGTLKEKGGVREEWILVLHGPVLAVANGKADAIQSFSDLAKPGVKLGLGDPAAMALGRTADEILDRSGQGDAIRKNVTVRAATVKQLALYVIDGNVDAAIIGAAEAAQAPGTFVVRAIPTDWYQAEYAPVAVLSASTQPDAAAAFAAFLASDEGLAVFARYGFPPAKR
- a CDS encoding DUF2023 family protein; this translates as MDQPVDLIPAGASRASLKILAHHLYEYDKGVRQMFMMTLGPCDTDAVIRRLCRRGIAHHIHPVSPAKTNVFFGRPAWIDTVRAVVCKPLNQLSPEEDFILGVLLGYDKEMQCRRFLALAQARAGVCAAE
- a CDS encoding ABC transporter permease, with protein sequence MRPRPLRRRLTGLDCLAAVPLALILLLVAGVLAALALRLSWAELLTAFRSPETRFALWLSLWTSAAALAAGVALGLPAAYLLARRSFPGQAVVDTLLDIPMVMPPLVAGLGLLFLFGRRMLGEPLAAMGIDLLFSPAGVVLAQAFVAATVMVRMGKAAFAATDPGLGDAARTLGATPWGVFWSVDLPLAARGLLAGAVLAWARALGEFGATLLLAGATRLRTETLPMAVFLNIATGETGVAVACALILLAVASALLLVLRGLGGARGGA
- a CDS encoding STAS domain-containing protein, producing the protein MVRIQGRWTFNEHATARTMIGELLTLPGTHAVLDVSALESIDSAGIGMLLIAYEEMRRHGKTVALVGAQGRVQRVFQVARLDAVFTDNLPIYEPSKVSVFPEPRRSCA
- a CDS encoding AEC family transporter, with translation MSVLAALPGIVNVVAPVFVVAAVGFAWIRARLPYDSAFITTFAVNVSTPCLVFSSLVKAQPGGATLAAMTTAAVATMGLAGLAGWLILKAARVQGVRAYISALSFPNAGNLGLPVCLFAFGEEGLSLAILYFAAMAVAQFTIGPALAAGRFDWRMVLRTPVIYAVAAALLAVRLDMAVPVWIGNTTQLLGGCAVPLMLFSLGVALARLRPAGAGRAAVLSALRLTLGLAAGFGVSAVLGLDGAMRGVVVLQSAMPVAVFNYLWALRYNNAPEEVAGMVLFSTAMAFAGLPLLLLAVMPG